The following are encoded in a window of Solibacillus sp. FSL R7-0668 genomic DNA:
- the hslO gene encoding Hsp33 family molecular chaperone HslO, whose translation MKDYLVRAIAFEGQVRAFATNTTETVGEAQRRHNTWPVVSAALGRSMTAAVMMGAMLKGDDKITVKIEGNGPIGPMVIDADAKGDVRGFVTNPQVHFDLNEHGKLDVRAGVGTEGALTVVKDLGMRDMFSGQTPIVSGEIAEDFTYYFASSEQVPSSVGLGVLVNPDNTILAAGGFIVQLMPGCEEETIAEIEKCLTSVEPVSKMIEKGYSPEQILTAVLGEGNVQILSTLPVQFQCQCSKERFGAAIIGLGVQEIQEMIDEDGGAEAQCHFCLEKYHFDQQELEGFIDEIQS comes from the coding sequence ATGAAAGACTACTTAGTAAGAGCGATTGCATTTGAAGGACAAGTTCGTGCATTCGCAACGAACACAACGGAAACGGTAGGCGAAGCACAGCGCCGTCATAATACATGGCCAGTCGTTTCGGCAGCATTAGGTCGTTCCATGACGGCAGCTGTCATGATGGGGGCAATGTTAAAAGGTGATGATAAAATCACGGTTAAAATCGAAGGGAACGGTCCAATCGGTCCAATGGTAATCGATGCAGATGCAAAGGGAGATGTGCGTGGTTTCGTCACAAACCCACAGGTACACTTTGATTTAAATGAACACGGTAAATTAGATGTACGTGCGGGAGTAGGTACTGAAGGCGCATTAACCGTTGTAAAAGATTTAGGAATGCGTGATATGTTCTCTGGTCAAACACCGATTGTTTCTGGAGAGATTGCAGAAGACTTCACTTATTACTTCGCATCATCTGAACAAGTGCCGTCATCTGTAGGTCTAGGTGTTTTAGTAAATCCAGACAATACCATTTTAGCAGCAGGTGGCTTCATCGTGCAATTGATGCCAGGATGTGAGGAAGAAACAATTGCTGAAATTGAAAAATGTTTAACTTCCGTTGAACCCGTTTCAAAAATGATCGAAAAAGGCTATTCACCAGAGCAAATTTTAACTGCCGTATTAGGTGAAGGCAATGTGCAAATTCTTTCAACATTACCTGTTCAATTTCAATGCCAATGTTCAAAAGAGCGTTTCGGTGCAGCGATTATCGGTTTAGGTGTTCAAGAAATTCAAGAAATGATTGATGAAGATGGTGGAGCAGAGGCGCAATGTCACTTCTGTTTAGAGAAATATCACTTCGATCAACAAGAGCTTGAAGGCTTTATCGATGAAATCCAATCGTAA
- a CDS encoding peptidyl-prolyl cis-trans isomerase has translation MKSNRNLHQTPENIPYTQRRLKTKPTLLLLLVLFIGNILWFVLWLLPNDDSSSENDGSEPIATVDGEAITNQQWLAAMESRYGKETLRHLVNEAVMEKAAEKYKIKVSDEEIDLEIALLRSAQDANDTTLHSLSTEQLRQKVRAQLILDKVLTNDVVVEDDEAESYYEENQSFYNVPTTYRTSLIVVNSKEDAERVEKELKNGSEFDVLAREHSVDAASASLGGDIGFVSSEQASIDTAIFTVVQKLKEQEASKPFVLRDGRYAIAMVSEVMEGHSFSYGEVAEQVKRQLALEQLPPSITPEAFWAEFDAQWIYGEKKK, from the coding sequence ATGAAATCCAATCGTAATTTACATCAAACACCAGAAAATATACCGTATACGCAACGACGCTTAAAAACGAAACCAACATTATTACTGTTACTTGTATTATTTATCGGAAATATATTATGGTTTGTGCTTTGGTTACTCCCAAATGATGACTCGTCATCAGAAAACGACGGTAGCGAGCCGATCGCTACTGTCGACGGAGAAGCCATTACGAACCAACAATGGCTTGCTGCGATGGAAAGTCGCTATGGGAAAGAAACCCTTCGTCATTTAGTCAATGAGGCAGTGATGGAAAAAGCGGCAGAAAAATATAAAATTAAAGTGAGCGATGAAGAAATCGATTTAGAGATTGCTTTGTTACGTTCGGCACAAGATGCAAACGATACGACTTTACATAGTTTATCAACGGAACAATTGCGCCAAAAAGTGCGGGCACAGTTAATTTTAGATAAAGTCCTAACAAATGATGTTGTGGTAGAAGACGATGAAGCAGAGAGCTATTATGAAGAAAATCAATCGTTCTATAATGTACCGACAACCTATCGAACGAGCCTTATTGTTGTAAATTCCAAGGAAGATGCTGAGCGCGTTGAAAAGGAATTAAAAAATGGCTCGGAGTTTGATGTTTTAGCACGTGAACATTCGGTGGATGCTGCATCGGCGAGCTTGGGTGGCGATATTGGCTTTGTATCGTCTGAGCAAGCCTCAATCGACACGGCCATTTTTACTGTAGTTCAAAAATTAAAAGAACAAGAAGCATCCAAACCATTTGTGCTCCGTGATGGTCGCTATGCGATTGCAATGGTTTCGGAAGTTATGGAGGGGCATTCATTCTCTTACGGTGAAGTGGCGGAACAAGTGAAACGTCAATTAGCGCTAGAACAACTGCCACCTTCCATTACACCAGAGGCTTTCTGGGCGGAATTTGATGCACAATGGATATATGGAGAAAAGAAAAAATAA
- the cysK gene encoding cysteine synthase A, protein MSKLANSVAELVGRTPIVKLNNATGENDGNVYVKLEYFNPGSSVKDRLALAMIEAAEKDGSLKAGGTIIEPTSGNTGIGLAMIAAAKGYKAILVMPETMSIERRNLLRAYGADLVLTPGPEGMKGAIAKAEELSASEGYFLPQQFKNEANAEIHRLTTGPEIAEAFEAEGLQVDAFIAGVGTGGTITGAGEVLKEKFPEIEIIAVEPKDSPVLSGGNPGPHKIQGIGAGFVPDVLNTEVYTSVFPVENEVAFEHARKVAREEGILAGISSGAAIYAAIETAKRLGKGKNVVAIIPSNGERYLSTPLYQFED, encoded by the coding sequence ATGAGTAAATTAGCAAACTCTGTGGCTGAATTAGTTGGTCGCACACCAATCGTAAAGTTAAACAATGCAACAGGTGAAAATGATGGGAACGTATACGTAAAATTAGAATACTTCAACCCGGGTTCATCAGTAAAAGACCGTCTAGCTTTAGCCATGATTGAAGCGGCTGAAAAAGACGGCTCATTAAAAGCAGGTGGTACAATTATCGAGCCGACTTCAGGTAACACAGGTATCGGTCTGGCGATGATTGCTGCAGCAAAAGGCTACAAAGCCATTTTAGTAATGCCAGAGACAATGTCAATCGAGCGTCGTAACTTATTGCGCGCATATGGTGCAGATTTAGTATTGACACCTGGTCCAGAGGGTATGAAAGGTGCGATTGCAAAAGCGGAAGAATTATCAGCTTCTGAAGGCTATTTCTTACCACAACAATTTAAAAACGAAGCAAACGCAGAAATTCACCGTTTAACAACAGGTCCAGAAATTGCAGAAGCCTTTGAAGCAGAAGGTTTACAGGTTGATGCATTTATCGCTGGTGTTGGTACGGGTGGTACAATTACAGGTGCTGGGGAAGTATTAAAAGAAAAATTCCCAGAAATCGAAATTATCGCGGTAGAGCCAAAAGATTCTCCAGTCCTTTCTGGTGGTAATCCGGGTCCACATAAAATTCAAGGGATCGGTGCAGGTTTCGTACCAGATGTATTAAATACAGAAGTATACACATCCGTATTCCCAGTAGAAAATGAAGTAGCATTCGAACACGCACGTAAAGTAGCGCGTGAAGAAGGTATTTTAGCGGGTATTTCTTCAGGTGCAGCAATTTACGCAGCAATCGAAACAGCTAAGCGTTTAGGCAAAGGCAAAAACGTAGTAGCAATTATCCCATCAAATGGTGAGCGTTACTTATCAACACCTTTATACCAATTCGAAGACTAA
- a CDS encoding anthranilate synthase component I family protein, translating into MQQLATHVFPMTKDDFFYSFKQQTKDVKQRIFLESGRGGHYTIAAWGPFATAQSIENSLQITWENGETEVRQGEALAQLEQFIKQYEIKANEQLPDFQGGAIGFISYDYARTIEVFESATIDDLQVPDIYFYLFDHWAVHNVATDEVTLMKFTTSELDLQQWQQQWEQGATTGIALRHFNQEAATNVVQDESELQVSFAGADFEKAIRKIQKYIGQGDVFQVNLSVRQAKKLSAAPITMYEAVRSFNPSPYMAYIESTHFAVVSGSPELLVKKKGTELSTRPIAGTRPRGASAAEDLALANELIEHEKERAEHVMLVDLERNDLGRVSAYGTVEVNEFMVIEYYSHVMHIVSNVRGQVAPDKSNADVIRAMFPGGTITGAPKIRTMEIIEELEPVRRGLYTGSIGWIGYTGDLELNIVIRTAYIQEGIAYIQAGAGIVIDSIPANEYVESMNKAKAMWQAKAMAEEVSK; encoded by the coding sequence ATGCAGCAACTTGCAACGCACGTCTTTCCAATGACGAAAGATGATTTTTTTTATAGCTTTAAACAACAGACCAAGGATGTAAAACAACGCATATTTTTAGAAAGCGGGCGCGGTGGTCATTATACAATTGCTGCATGGGGCCCATTTGCAACGGCGCAATCAATCGAAAACAGCTTACAAATTACGTGGGAAAATGGCGAAACCGAAGTAAGGCAAGGAGAGGCATTGGCGCAGCTTGAACAATTTATAAAGCAATATGAAATCAAAGCGAATGAACAACTTCCAGATTTTCAAGGTGGGGCGATTGGCTTTATTTCGTATGATTATGCGCGTACGATTGAAGTGTTTGAATCGGCAACCATCGATGATTTACAGGTGCCTGACATTTATTTTTACTTATTTGACCATTGGGCAGTACATAATGTCGCAACAGATGAAGTGACACTGATGAAATTTACAACGAGCGAATTGGATTTACAGCAATGGCAACAGCAGTGGGAACAAGGGGCTACTACAGGGATTGCCCTGCGTCATTTCAATCAAGAAGCAGCAACCAATGTCGTACAAGATGAAAGCGAACTACAAGTATCGTTTGCTGGCGCGGATTTTGAAAAAGCGATAAGAAAAATCCAAAAATATATCGGGCAAGGGGATGTATTTCAGGTGAACTTGTCGGTACGTCAGGCAAAGAAATTATCGGCAGCACCTATTACGATGTATGAGGCGGTGCGTTCGTTTAATCCATCACCGTATATGGCCTATATCGAAAGTACGCATTTTGCGGTAGTTAGTGGTTCACCAGAATTACTCGTAAAGAAAAAGGGGACTGAATTATCCACACGTCCGATTGCGGGGACACGTCCGCGTGGGGCCTCTGCAGCGGAAGATTTGGCATTAGCCAATGAGTTAATTGAGCATGAAAAGGAAAGAGCAGAACATGTCATGCTTGTCGACTTAGAGCGCAATGACCTAGGTCGAGTGAGCGCATACGGCACAGTGGAAGTAAATGAATTCATGGTGATTGAGTATTATTCACATGTGATGCATATCGTATCCAACGTACGCGGACAAGTAGCGCCAGATAAATCAAATGCCGATGTGATTCGTGCTATGTTCCCAGGTGGCACAATTACTGGAGCACCGAAAATTCGAACGATGGAAATTATCGAGGAGCTGGAGCCTGTGCGCCGTGGTCTTTATACAGGTTCGATTGGGTGGATTGGCTATACGGGGGATCTAGAATTAAATATCGTGATTCGTACAGCCTATATTCAAGAGGGCATAGCGTATATTCAAGCGGGCGCGGGCATTGTCATTGATTCGATTCCGGCAAATGAATACGTGGAATCCATGAATAAGGCAAAGGCAATGTGGCAAGCAAAGGCGATGGCAGAAGAGGTGAGCAAATGA
- the pabA gene encoding aminodeoxychorismate/anthranilate synthase component II — MILMIDNYDSFTYNLVQYFGEFGYELVVKRNDAITIEEIERLQPKMIVISPGPCTPNEAGQSLKIIEYFAGKIPILGVCLGHQAIAQVFGGDVVRAKRLMHGKTSPVHHKEVGLHANNNNPFLATRYHSLIVEPTTLPECLEVTAWTEEGEIMGLRHKEFAIEGVQYHPESIMTEDGKLLLKTFIENYC, encoded by the coding sequence ATGATTTTAATGATTGATAACTACGACTCGTTTACGTACAATTTAGTGCAATATTTTGGGGAGTTCGGCTATGAATTAGTCGTAAAGCGAAATGATGCCATTACGATTGAAGAGATTGAGCGATTACAGCCAAAAATGATCGTTATTTCACCGGGGCCATGCACACCAAATGAAGCGGGCCAAAGCCTAAAGATTATCGAATACTTTGCTGGTAAAATTCCAATTTTAGGTGTGTGCTTGGGGCATCAAGCGATTGCGCAAGTATTTGGTGGTGATGTTGTCCGTGCCAAGCGATTAATGCATGGTAAAACGTCACCGGTGCATCATAAAGAAGTTGGTCTACATGCAAACAATAACAACCCATTTTTAGCGACGAGGTATCATTCCCTTATAGTAGAGCCAACAACCTTACCAGAATGTTTAGAAGTCACAGCCTGGACGGAAGAGGGCGAAATTATGGGGCTGCGTCATAAGGAATTTGCGATTGAAGGGGTACAATATCACCCAGAGTCCATTATGACAGAGGATGGGAAGCTGCTTTTAAAAACATTTATTGAAAACTATTGCTAG